The Globicephala melas chromosome X, mGloMel1.2, whole genome shotgun sequence genome contains the following window.
AATCTGCAATTGTGGAAGAACTTATTCAAGAACCCTCTAAGGGTCCCcctgggctgggactgaggctTCAGAGATGCCTCAGGTGCAGACAAGGCCCCGAAGGAGCTCACAGAAGGGAGGGGCCAACAGTCCAGGCGATTCCCAAGCAATGTGAAAGGGGCCCTTTGACTGAGCAGATGGGAGCTGGTACTTCCTGTTGTGAGACTGGGCATCTAAACAGAAGCATCAGCAGCATCTGCGAGTCTAGCCCTAGGGGAAATGCCTGAGCTTCAGAAACATATGAAAAATTCATGAATTTGGAAATGGTTTGGGGCTTTGGGTTAGACTACGACCACTGCCACTGTGGTCTCaagcaaattatttaacatctctaTACCACAATACCCGcatgtttgttattattatttaataataataatatccttattattatttggggataataatagtagcaATGTCATAGAGGTTTTCTTAGGGACTAAATAAATTAATCCATGTGAATTGCCTAAAATAAGTCTGGCATCACtatgaaaacaaaagaagtatCAGCTATCACAACTGTTGTTAATTACTATTAAGCTCTCAATACTACATCAGGCATTGTGATAAAGAGATCAGGAAAGGGAGGCAGTGAGGGCCAGGTCATTCTCAATATTTTCCCACTTTTACCAATATTCACATCCATGGAGAGATAAACGGTCTCTGGTCCTCTGGATTTGGGAGGCAGTCACCTTCAGGTGTTTTCTCTCTCGCATGTTGGAAGCCTCCTGAGCAGGTTCATCTAAAAGAAggtgacaggggcttccctggtggcgcagtggttgagagtccgcctgctgatgcaggggacacaggttcgtgccccagtccgggaagatcccacatgccgtggagcagctgggcccgtgagccatgaccgctgagcctgcgtgtccggagcctgtgctccgcaacaggagaggccacaacagtgagaggcccgcgtacagcaaaaaaaaaaaaaaaaattaaaaaaaaaataacaataaaagaagGCGACAAatcagaatttttctttgttggtAAATATTCCCAAACTGCAGAGAGACTCCTGTAGTATCAGAATTCTGCAGCAGAGGGTTATGAGTCCACTCACCGTCAAGGAGTTACTTTGAGACAAGCCTCTGAATTATAACGgtttatacatttatttgcaGCATCAATTCATAATTTTCCTTCTGATGATTTATAAAAAGCGAACTAAACCCCATCACTGCCTCATCCTATTCACTACATATTTCTTACTTGTTTCCCCAAAGAATTAAATAGACTGGTCTTTAACCAAAAAtcactgtatacttaaaatggtgaattttatagtatgccTCAATGAAACTGTTAAGTGTATGATGAACCATGGATGATTTAATCCAGCCGTTCTGGGATGTTTCCAGTATAAGAACACCTCTTAAATGTCAAGAACTTTGTAGATACTCAAGCACTGGATTTTCAGTCCTCTTGCAGTAATTTTGGGAGCTTGTGGAATCTGTCCTGCTTAGCTGGAGAGTCAAAGGTCTATTGGAGACACTTTGAACATTCTGACCCTGTCTTCTTACAACTGTGCTGTCAGAGCAAAAGAGCAAGTGAACGTATCCTATCCCCTTTTTAAGTGAGTACATACACTGCTGAAATTCACAAAGATATCTAGAATCTGTCACTTTTTTAACCCTACGTTGCCTCTGCTCACTGACAAGTAGGAAAGGTCAATGTGCAGAGGACTGCTCTCTCAGACTCTCTCTCAAACTCAACACATAGAATCAGGTTCAATTAGGAGTGAGACAACTATTTGGTTTTGgtaaaaaacacagagaaatagCCATATGTCATTACATAATGTTAATCACTTTCTCTCTTAAGATAGTTATCCAATACCTATGCTCTATTATTTTAGAAGTTTTGGGTAGATTTACACTTTAAATTTTCCCCATCTGGACCCCAAAGTAGACAGGCTTCAGGAGACCCTTTTCTGTCACTTACGCAGATTCCTGGGGTTCTGATCTTTAGAATCATGCCCGTTGGATTTTGTGGCTCGTTTTTTAGGACACATGAAAGTTGGTAGGGTAGTCTTGAGACCTAGAATGAtgcaaaatatttgtttcttaacAGGCAACCTGAGAGGAGGGTAGAATGCTGTGACACAGCACCAACAGTAAAGCTAatcagctgggggaggggggttctGAATCAGGGCCAGTGGGAGAGAAGTGCACAGGATCCAGGACAGATCATCTCTGTGGCCACTCCCAGTCCACAGCCTTGCACAGGACATATCAGTAAAAGAGAAGAATGCCTGGAAGCTGCCCTGGGATTTCTTCccacacaaaaggacaaatgtggGACAATTGCCACAGCCTAAGAAGAAGCCATGGCATGTAAAGAGGGATGGTCATTTGTTCCCAACCTTGTCTGGACGCAGAACTTCCTGTTACCTAGATCAGTCATGATGTCATAGTTTCTTTTCATATACACATAGGTGATTTTCTCTGAGTAACCCAGATCTGCCCATTCTTTCTTAGAGAAGTATTTGGAAATATCCTTGAAAGcctagaaaagaaagaagaataaatccTAGCAATGACTCAGCTAAACATGTCTGACACTCAGCCAGGAACTCTTCCTTGGCTGCAGGACCTCCATGTTAGATCTGTAAACTGGAGATAATAATCCTTCCTGGCTGATGTCATGGCTAACTGACAGAACATGGGTAACGTTGCCTAGGTTCTCacctggcatgcagtaggtgcttAAGGCTGGTGGCATCCTCTCCTCTCACCTTCTGGAATAGACTGAGAGTCAACCAATCCAGTACAAGGTCACAGATCTTGTACCCAGGGATGCTAGGCAAGGACAGAGTGAGGGTGGGAAGCTCTGGATGTCCTCGTGACATGCTGCTCCTTGTTCCCAGTGCCTCTGACCTCCTCTCCTCAGAAATCTAGCCACCCTACACTGTCCCCTGGTCCACTCCTCTGCCCCCTCCAGATCACCTCACCTTGGagttcttctctgatttctggcTATCTTCCCTGGGGCTCTTTTCAAAGGACCTGCCTCTGTTCATGGTCCTGGGATTGGTCTGATCTCGAGGAACACATCCTGGATCTGTCCAGCCACAAGGCCAAAAGTTCTGTTGGGAGAGAAAGTGCTGAGGGAAGGCCACACTCAGTTAGTCACCTGTAATTAAGGTTCTACTTTTCTCCATCCTTGGCTTATCTGTCCCTGAGTAaggacatgggggtggggaaatAAGATGAGAATAGGGggctggaggtctctgggagaagGACTGATTAGGGATGACATGTTTTCTGTGGGCATGATCAAAGCAGCATTGAGTCTTTGAGGGGGGTTACTGTTGTTAGTAGTTTTCCTGGAGTTCGGCTTATCCTGAAGGAAAGATATGAAGACCCTTGTTGGGGAAGCAGTGAAGTGAATGTATAGTTTTACTGAGGGGGGATGTTTTGAGGCAAAGCGGGGGAGGTAAGTCCCGGAGATCATATGGTGTCTCTGACTGAAGGGTTTCAGTTTTCAGGCAGAGGGATGTGGGGTTTTGCTctgttgaaaagaaatgaagatcccTAACATGAGTGAATTTAAAGGTTATTACTAAGGCCAAATcaataaagtcagaaatgaaaaacgagaagttacaaccaacaccacagaaatacaaaggatcataagaaattactataaaaactatacaccaataaaatggacaacctagaagaaacagacaaattcctagaaatgtacaatctcccaagatggaaccaggaagaaatagaaaatatgaacagaccaaataccagtaatgaaattgaattagtaattaaaaactcccaaaagacaaaagtccagggccagatggcttcacacatgaattctaccaaacatttagagaagaattaacatctatccttctcaagctattccaaaaaattgtagaggaaggaatacttctgaactcatcctatgaggccagcatcaccctgataccaaaactagagaaagatatcacaaaaaaagaaaattagaggccaatatcagtgattactatagatgcaaaaacgctcaacaaaatattagcaaaccgaatccaacaatacattaaaaggatcaaacatcataaccaagtgggatttatcccagggatgcaaggatggttcaatatctgaaaatcaatccatgtgatataccacattaacaaattgaaaaataaaaatcataagatcatctcaatagattgatgcagaaaaagcttttaacaaaattcaacatccaattattataaaaactctatacacactttataaaaaaaagtgggtatagaggaaacatacctcaacataataaaggccatatataataagcccatagctaacatcatactcaacagtgaaaagctagacatttctccaaagaagacatacagatggccaaaaagcacatgaaaagatgctcaacatcattaatgattagagaaatgcaaatcaaaactacaatgaggtatcacctcacacaggtcagaatggccatcatcaaacaatctacaaacgataaatgctggagagggtgtggagaaaagggaatattggtggaaatgtaaattggtacagctactatggagaacagtatggaggttccttaaaaaactaaaaatagagttaccatatgatccagaaatcccactcctgagtatatacctggagaaaaccataattcaaaaagatacatgcaccccgatgttcatagaagcactatttacaatagccaagacatggaagcaacctaaatgtccatcgacagaggaatggataaagaagatgtggtacatatatacaatggaatattactcagccataaaaaagaacaaaatataacatttgcagcaacatggatggaactagagattgtcatactgagtgaagtaagtcagacagagaaggacaaatattgtatgatatagcttatatgtggaatctaaaaaaatggtacaaaggaatttatatataaaacagaaatagtcacagatgtagaaaacaattttatggttaccagggataaagtggggagggataaattgggagactgagattgacataaacacactactctatgtaaaatagataactaataaagacctactatatagcacagggaactctactcaatactctgtaatgatctatatgggaaaatagtctaaaaaaagagttgatatatgtatatgtatatacacatacactttgacgtacagcagaaagtaacacaacattgtaaatcaactatactcaagaaaagtttaaaaaaacagtgaaaagctgaaagcatttcctctaagatcaggaatgtgacaaggatgcccactcttgctacttttattcaacacggtatttgaagtcctagccacagcaatgagataagaaaaagaaataaaaggaatccaaatcagaaagaaagaagtaaaactgtcactatttgcagatgatatgatactacacatagaaaatcctaaagatgccaccaaaataacgactagagctcatcaatgaattcattAAGTTGAAGGccacaaaatcaatatacagaaatttgttgcatttctatacaataaaaatgaactatcagtggggacttccctggtggtccagtggttaagtgtccaccttccaatgcaggggatgtgggttcgatccctggtcagggaactaagatcccacataccgcagggcaactaagcccgggtgccacaactactgagcctgcgtgccacaacaagagagccttgtgctgcaactacagagcccacaagccctggagcctgtgctccacaactacagagcccatgggctcacaactagagagcctgcacattgcaactactgagcccgtgtgccctggagcctgcatgccacaactagagaagcccatgcactgcaactactgagcccacacgccccAACTAGAGAGCcggtgcactgcaactactgcgcccacatgctctggagcctgcacaccacaactagggagaagcacgtgcactgcaacaaagagcccacgtgccacaacgaaaaATCCCacgtgcggcaactaagacccaatgcagccaaaaataaataaataaataaataaaaatttttaaaaaacaatgaaagaaagagaaattaaggaaataataccatttacatttgcatcagaaaggataaaatacctaggaacaaatatAACTAAACAGGTAGAAGacttgtacttggaaaactataaggcactggtGAAAGAAACCGAAGactacacaaacagatggaaagaatcTTGTATTGgatgaattaatattgttaaaatgaccatactaccaaaggcaatctacagatttgatgcaatccctatcaaaataccaatggcatttttcaaagaacttgaacaaattaattaattaatcatttatttatttatttttgctgcaccacatggcatgcaggatctcagttccctgaccagggattgagcctacgcccctgcagtgaaagcacagaatcttaaccactggaccaccagggaagtccttagaacaaataatttaaaatttttatggaaacccaaaagaccccaaatagccaaaatattcttgagaaagaagaacaaagctggaggtatcacactcccaaATTAGTAGCTGGAGGtatcttcagactatactacaaagctaaagtaatcaaaacagtatggtactggcacaaaaacagacacatagatcaatggaacagaatagaaagcccaaaaataaacccacacacatatggtcaattaatctatgacaaaggaaataaaaatatacaaggggggaaagacagcctcttcaataagtggtgctaggaaaattggaaagctacatgtaaaagaatgaaattagaacattttctcacaccatatacaaaaataaattcaaaatggattaaagacctaaatgttagaccagaaaccataaaactcatagaagaaaacactatgacataaattgtagcaatatttattTGGACCTGTCtcctacagcaaaggaaacaaaaacaaaaattaaaaaatgggatctaggacttccctggtggcacagtggttaagaatctgactgccaatgcaggggacatgggttcgagccctggtccaggaagatcccacatgctgtggagcaactaagcctgtgcaccacagctactgagcccatgctctagagtccatgaccacaactgctgagcccgtgtgccacaactactgaagcctgcacacctagagcccatggtctgcaacaaagagaagccaacacaatgaaaAGCCCTGAggccctgctcgcctcaactagagaaagcccacatgcagcaacgaagacccaaagcagccaaaaataaaaataaataaataaatttatttaaaaaaatgggacctagttaaacttaaaagcctttgagcagcaaaggaaaccactgacaaaacaaaaagacaacctactgaaagagagaaaatatttgcaaatgatatgactgataatgggttaatatccaaattacATAAagagcttatacaactcaatatattaaaaaacccaaacaaccctatttaaaaatgggcagaagaactgaatagacatttttctgaagaagacatacagatggccaacaagcccatgtaaagatgctcaatatcgctaatcattagagaaatacaaatcaaaaccacaaagagatattgCCTCACACCTGCCACAGTGActaccatcaaaaagaccacaaacaaCAAAcactggggaggatgtggagaaaagggtacccttgtacattgttggtgggaatgtaaattggtacagccactgtgggaaacagtatggaggtacatcaaaaaactaaaaataggactacaatatgactcagcaattccactcctgggcatatatcaaaaaaaaaaacccaaaaactttcatttgaaaagacacatgcaccccaatatgcatagcagcattatttacacagccaagatatggaaagcaatctaagtgtccattaacagaaaATGGATAAAGCTGTGGTATAtttagacaatggaatactactcagccataaaaaagaataaaattttctcattggcaacaacatgtatggacctggAGTATactatacttagtgaaataagtcagacagaagaagacaaatactgtatgttatcacttatatgcagaattaaaaaaataaaacaaatgaatataacaaaaaagaaacagactcacagatatggagaacaaactagtggttaccagtgaggagagggaagaggggaggggaaaaacaGGGGTAGGTGATTAAGAGATAAAAACTGCTATGTAGGGCCTccttggtggggcagtggttgagagtccgcctgctgatgcaggggacacgggtgcatgccctggtccgggaagatcccacatgctgcggagcagctgggcccgtgagccatggccgctgagcctgcgcgtcgggagcctgtgctccgcaacgggagaggccacaacagtgagaggcccgcataccgcaaaaaaaaaaggagtataatcaattaaaatattgaatcattatgttatatgcctgaaattaatataatattgtaaatcaactataccttgaTTTTAAAACGGCTATTACTAcgttatttgaaaattattagagTGAAGAGAGCTGGAATCTCTGAGATTGTAGGACCACCCATCACTCAGGCTGAGAATGTAGGAAGTTTCAATGAAGCAGTCTGGCGCACCCCAAACTGATGGCATTGGGAGTCTCTGGGGGGGGGGTCTTAGGCTAAGAACATTGCTTCTTTATCCCAGAGAAGGCGATAAAAGAGTCCCTTAGGCAAATGCTATTATCTCTGGTTGAGGAAATGTAGGGGCGTCTGGCTGATTTGGGGGTTTCTGGGGCTGAGGGGTGTTTTGCTTCCCTCAGGAAGAGCAATTAGGGAGTCTCACAGACTGAAGACAGTTTTAGTTTTATGTCTGCCTGACGGGGATTACCCCAAAAGGCTTTAAGTCGTCTCTCAGTCCTAACGATCTTGAGGATGTTGGGAGGTACAGAAAATACCCAACCACATTAATTACCAGCAGGAGCTCTTGGTTTTTCTACTTGCTCCCCCCCTTAACCTGTCTAGGGTGGCCCTCAGAGAGAACTTACCTCGGAGGTGAAGCGGCAGTGAAGCATTGCTCGACAATGAGATGAAATCCCAGAATTCAACTGCCCAAGAACAATCAACTAATCAGAGCCGTTAATGAACGTGATCTGGCCAATCGGAGATCAGGAAAGTAGGTGGAGCAAGTGAGGCGGTAGTGGGATTTGTCAGTCCAGGCTCCTCGCCTTTTCGAAGTTGGCGGAGATTTCGAATTTCCGGCTTGAAGCAAGATTGCTTCCCACCAGAATTGGCCACTCGAGGTTCCGTAGGCCTGTGAGCACGCATGCTCAGATGTTACTTTTTGCATTCAGCTTACATTTTTCTACCCTCTgctgtttaattttaataaatggtatATCTGAGGCAGGCTGCCATCTCAAATCCTTCCCATCAGTCTCCAATTTCCTCAGATATGGGGTCTTTCCTAGGGCCTCCTAGGACCTCTctaataacttaaaaattttaaacttaaagaaaaaaaacctgttttcGATACGTGCGTTTTCGATATGTGCTTTTTCTGGAAGACCCGATAATCAGAAACATGCTTTATCCCTTAATACTAATATTTACAataatagtatcaaaaagaataccCATGTAATTGGGGCTTGCTGCGTACCTCAGGGGGCCCGGAAGTCACTTTTTTCTAGGAAGTCTTTCCTACACCCACCCCCAATAGGTCCCCAATAGTGCCTCCAATATCCCCTGGGCTTTCCATCACAGCCCTGATCTAAGTTCCTCCTCCTTCTTAGGGCAAGGAGGACAGGGCAATGACCCATGTGCCAAGCACAAAGCCATTTATGTGCATCattccatttaattttcacaactgcTCCTTAAGTACTGTTATCATCCCCTGTGTGCAGATGCTGAGACTGAGGTGCTGAGAGTTAAGCAACCTGGTCAAGGTCACAGGATCAGTAGGTAGCAGAACTGGAGTTCACCCCCGAGTTGAATTGAGTCCAAAGTCTGTGCTTTTACTTACTCTTCTATATTGcctcaaatatttgttggttggttgaatgaatgaatgaatcttaaaaTTACAAAGGACCTTTAACATAATTTACTTAATCTTCTATAATCACACATAATTTTATGTGGcggctgtaacaaattatcagaaaCTTTGTGgcataaaacaatagaaatgtatgtatgcattatttttttggtttttaaaaacatctttattggagtataattgctttacaacgttgtgcttatttctgctgtataacaaagtgagttaGCTATATGTAcgcctatatccccatatcccctccctcttgagcctccctcccaccctccctatcccacccctttaggtggtcacaaagcaccgagctgatctccctgtgctatacggctgcttcccactaccgatctattttacatttggtagtgtatgtatgtcaatgctactctctcacttcgtcccagcttacccttccccctccccgtgtcctcaagtccattctatagcaggtctgcatctttattcccttcctgcccctaggttcttcatgaccattaaaaattttttttttagattccatatatatgtgttagcatatggtatttgtttttctctttctgacttactttgctctgtatgacaggctctaggtccatccacctcactacagataactcaatttcatttctttttatggctgagtaatattccattgtatatatgtgccacatatttatccattcatctgttgatggacacaggttgtttccatgtatgtatgtttttgaatgttTCAGTGAAATATTCTGAcctttattcctcacagttctggaggccagaagtctgaaattagtTTCTCTGGGCTGAAATCAATGAGTCAGCTGGGCTGCACtccttccagaggctctaggaAAGAATCTTCTtgttgcctcttccagcttctggtggctgccagcattctttggcttgtggctgcatcattctaatctc
Protein-coding sequences here:
- the LOC115847170 gene encoding protein SSX1, translated to MNRGRSFEKSPREDSQKSEKNSKAFKDISKYFSKKEWADLGYSEKITYVYMKRNYDIMTDLGNRKFCAQEQLCPPGKANTSGQQSKKTSGHRRREINVWTHRLRERKNLVVYKEISDSEEDD